The Bradysia coprophila strain Holo2 unplaced genomic scaffold, BU_Bcop_v1 contig_70, whole genome shotgun sequence genome contains a region encoding:
- the LOC119083819 gene encoding beta-1,3-glucan-binding protein-like codes for MKLFIFFAIVSLANARDANITCTPSVTTVTGTHAPSQVCSGELIFEDNFNFLDVARWKHEVSLAGGGNWEFQWYVNDRQNSFVNNGILNFRPSFTSDIFGESFLTSGRVIIPPGECTLAEWYGCDRQGSVNNIINPIRSARLDTRNSFGFKFGTLEIRAKMPAGDWLWPALWLMPQRSVYGGWPASGEIDLLEQRSNRQLYNGNVNVGVNQAGSTMHFGPRWDFNAWETTHGLRNQVPGFDANFHVYRLEWTPAGLRFLVDGNTILNVPVGNGFWARGGAWFQSSGLPNPWLGGTQMAPFDQEFFIIMNLAVGGTNFFADHFVNRNSPKPWLNTSPRAAADFWSARSAWQPTWTLHNTDSQMQIDYVRVWAL; via the exons ATgaaacttttcatatttttcgcaATAGTTTCTTTGGCAAATGCCCGCGACGCTAATATCACTTGTACCCCATCAGTTACTACTGTAACCGGTACACACGCACCATCACAAGTCTGTTCGGGCGAATTGATATTCGAggataatttcaatttcctcGATGTGGCGAGATGGAAGCATGAGGTATCATTGGCTGGAGGTGGAAATTGGGAG TTTCAATGGTATGTGAACGATCGCCAGAACTCGTTCGTGAACAATGGCATCTTGAACTTTAGACCCTCGTTTACCTCTGATATATTTGGTGAATCGTTTTTGACTTCCGGTCGGGTTATTATACCACCTGGCGAATGCACATTGGCTGAGTGGTACGGATGCGACCGGCAGGGATCTGTCAATAATATCATCAATCCGATAAGAAGTGCCCGGCTTGATACACGCAATTCATTCGGTTTTAAGTTCGGTACACTCGAAATCAGGGCTAAAATGCCAGCCGGAGACTGGCTTTGGCCCGCTTTGTGGTTGATGCCTCAACGTTCCGTATATGGTGGATGGCCTGCGTCAGGTGAAATTGATTTGTTAGAACAAAGATCGAATCGCCAGCTGTACAACGGTAATGTTAATGTTGGCGTTAATCAGGCTGGCAGCACAATGCATTTCGGACCACG ATGGGACTTCAACGCGTGGGAAACGACTCATGGCCTCCGAAATCAGGTTCCAGGTTTCGATGcaaattttcatgtttatcGATTAGAATGGACCCCTGCTGGACTACGGTTCCTAGTCGATGGAAACACAATTTTGAATGTGCCTGTCGGTAATGGATTTTGGGCACGTGGCGGCGCATGGTTCCAATCGAGTGGTCTGCCTAACCCTTGGCTCGGCGGAACACAAATGGCTCCGTTCGATCAGGAGTTTTTCATCATTATGAACCTAGCTGTCGGAGGAACCAATTTCTTTGCTGATCACTTTGTCAATCGTAATAGCCCCAAACCTTG GCTAAACACTTCGCCAAGAGCAGCAGCTGATTTCTGGTCGGCTCGTTCAGCTTGGCAACCAACTTGGACTTTGCATAACACGGACAGTCAAATGCAAATTGATTATGTTCGGGTCTGGGCCTTGTAA
- the LOC119083817 gene encoding neprilysin-2-like — MPVRPLIWICFLMFCNDVNCLTSSNEDQTITLEECLRMLPENSSVIQSQMKPKSKCETNGCVKVAAQILDYIDSNLDQCENFYQFANGRFINETTSETEDDESQSLYSTVSDLVNKKVGPLLSEPIQPNEWKPFQLAKNFYASCVNQKIIVRRGNQELIDLLDALEGWPAVKGSSWLSREFDLIRLMGKVKELGFDTDIIFDVSVDVDPKNTTNRVLHISSGSYEMDEDNSKKGLAKYRQKMFQKSAIFTDKKDEKAKVRIRKEMEKVWSFEKMLSEISSDTDDDEDESDDADTNTENAIDSDDVEDDSDEEDGSDPVYSIKQLQESYPYLNWLDYINALLPSGLNVTEDEPVVNMSPQFFERLAKVMNATSERTMANYIVWRAVYSAYKLQTFESGKARRGKCINLTSKIFSIPVGILYSRKYFNENSRQAVISLVEDVRQAFIDILAGVTWMDEVTRQKAISKAENIIAHVGYPNELYENDGLEEYYAELEMEPDTFFKNNLRWNLFSLNHQLNSLRQPVNRSGWEEVLDLDPTEANAFYDPSRNSMQFPIAILHELFFAMDRPQYINYASLGNTVGHEITHGFDDNGRKYDLNGNLINWWNAEARRKFSKEAECFIDQYNHYTDPKTNLTVDGDYTLNENMADNGGTRAAYYAYLNWIQRNGAESLVPGVKYNQKQLFWISYAQAESSVDGQTSFTYLIENDSHAPNEFRVNGVVSNLQEFANDFNCPVGTKMNPLKKCRVW; from the exons ATGCCTGTTCGACCGCTTATCTGGATCTGTTTTCTGATGTTTTGCAATGATGTGAACTGTCTGACATCGTCTAATGAAGATCAGACGATTACGTTAGAAGAATGCCTTCGTATGCTGCCCGAGAATAGCAGCGTAATCCAAAgtcaaatgaaaccaaaatcaAAGTGTGAAACTAACGGTTGTGTGAAAGTGGCCGCACAGATATTGGATTACATCGACAGCAACCTCGATCAATGCGAGAACTTCTATCAATTCGCAAATGGTCGGTTCATAAACGAAACCACCAGCGAGACTGAAGACGATGAATCGCAGAGTCTCTACTCAACCGTTTCGGATTTGGTGAACAAAAAAGTTGGTCCGCTGCTGAGCGAACCTATACAGCCGAACGAATGGAAACCATTTCAGTTGGCCAAGAATTTTTATGCGTCTTGTGTGAATCAGAAGATCATTGTCCGACGTGGAAATCAAGAGTTGATCGATCTTTTGGATGCGCTCGAGGGTTGGCCGGCAGTAAAGGGTAGCTCATGGTTGAGCCGTGAGTTCGATTTGATTCGGCTCATGGGAAAAGTGAAGGAACTGGGATTCGACACGGATATCATTTTTGATGTCAGCGTTGACGTGGATCCGAAAAATACGACCAACCGAGTGCTGCAT ATCTCGAGCGGAAGCTACGAAATGGACGAAGATAATAGCAAAAAAGGCTTGGCGAAATATCgccagaaaatgtttcaaaaatcggccattttcacagacaaaaaagatgaaaaggcCAAAGTTAGGATTAgaaaagaaatggaaaaggTTTGGTCTTTTGAGAAAATGCTGAGCGAG ATATCTTCTGATACTGATGATGACGAAGATGAAAGCGATGACGCTGACACCAATACTGAAAACGCAATTGATTCGGATGATGTTGAGGATGATTCTGATGAGGAGGACGGTTCTGATCCAGTTTATTCGATAAAGCAGCTCCAAGAATCCTATCCGTATTTGAACTGGCTCGACTATATCAATGCACTTCTGCCAAGCGGACTAAATGTGACCGAAGACGAGCCCGTTGTGAATATGAGTCCACAATTTTTTGAGAGACTGGCGAAAGTGATGAATGCAACATCAGAACGCACAATGGCCAATTACATTGTTTGGCGAGCGGTTTACAGCGCATATAAATTGCAGACATTTGAAAGTG gCAAGGCTCGTCGAGGGAAATGTATCAATTTGACGTCAAAAAT CTTCTCAATCCCAGTTGGCATTTTATACTCTCGCAAATACTTTAACGAAAACTCACGGCAAGCAGTCATCAGTTTAGTGGAAGATGTGCGCCAAGCCTTCATTGACATACTCGCTGGCGTTACCTGGATGGATGAAGTAACGCGACAGAAAGCTATCTCAAAAGCCGAAAATATCATAGCGCATGTTGGCTATCCGAATGAACTGTACGAAAATGATGGACTCGAAGAGTATTACGCAGAGCTGGAAATGGAACCTGacacgtttttcaaaaataatttgcgaTGGAATTTATTCAGCCTCAACCATCAATTGAACAGTTTGCGACAACCGGTTAATAGATCAGGATGGGAGGAAGTTTTGGACTTGGATCCAACTGAAGCTAATGCTTTTTATGATCCTAGCAGAAACTCAATGC AATTTCCCATCGCAATCCTCCACGAACTGTTCTTCGCTATGGACCGACCGCAATACATAAATTATGCGAGCTTGGGCAATACAGTTGGACACGAAATTACCCACGGCTTCGATGACAACGGACGAAAGTATGATCTCAACGGAAATTTGATCAATTGGTGGAACGCAGAGGCTAGGCGAAAATTCTCAAAGGAAGCAGAATGTTTCATCGACCAGTACAACCATTATACCGATCCCAAAACCAATTTAACG GTTGACGGAGATTACACACTGAACGAGAACATGGCTGACAACGGTGGTACCCGAGCTGCTTACTACGCATATCTAAATTGGATTCAACGGAACGGTGCTGAAAGCCTTGTACCGGGTGTAAAGTATAATCAAAAGCAACTGTTTTGGATTTCCTACGCTCAAGCGGAAAGTTCTGTGGATGGTCAGACTTCGTTCACTTATCTCATCGAAAACGATTCGCATGCACCAAATGAGTTTCGGGTCAATGGAGTAGTTAGTAATCTACAGGAGTTTGCAAATGATTTTAATTGTCCTGTCGGCACCAAAATGAACCCGCTGAAGAAGTGCAGAGTGTGGTAG
- the LOC119083818 gene encoding uncharacterized protein LOC119083818 yields MNESLLLLVAIVIVCLSDTANAFTCPSKGVFPNTDSNDCTTFVICDSSLNPTVQHCSWNTYFWPEKNGCYSEYDCASNSMPGNTDPCEGFTDNYIPDKSSTDCTKYFDCLVINYNSDGGYEPISTVRSQQCSSGTTFRPGYGCTTNYQCLNYECTSEGYFENANVNDCSTFISCTKLVDGTTATSILYPELQTCPGNMKFNPFIGKCDAFYNCDGFDRHGGVDPCLEYNYANPYVPNPYDGDASSYLVCEAPLPGTDTYVGAIEQRECPEETFFSPLLGKCYNNYDQTETCSKDPCSSGPGRYVNYESGHCVSFVECRDETTTSALFEPTYEVRYCPPGTRYSPETSKCNRNYVCPTFPVNYCYPQIPTTTTTSTTTTRPPLARP; encoded by the exons ATGAACGAATCATTACTGTTGTTGGTCGCAATAGTTATCGTTTGTCTCAGTGACACGGCAAatg CATTCACCTGCCCAAGCAAGGGGGTGTTTCCGAATACCGATTCGAACGACTGCACAACATTTGTCATTTGTGACTCCAGCTTGAATCCTACAGTTCAACATTGCAGTTGGAACACTTATTTTTGGCCCGAAAAAAATGGCTGTTACAGTGAGTACGATTGCGCTTCGAATTCTATGCCTGGCAATACGGATCCCTGCGAAGGATTTACCGACAATTATATACCGGACAAATCGTCAACGGACTGCACAAAATACTTTGACTGCTTGGTGATCAACTACAACAGTGATGGTGGATATGAGCCGATCTCGACGGTCAGGAGCCAACAATGTTCGAGCGGAACAACTTTCCGGCCGGGCTATGGATGTACCACCAATTACCAATGTCTGAATTATGAATGTACCAGTGAggggtattttgaaaatgcTAACGTCAATGACTGTTCGACGTTCATCTCATGCACAAAACTTGTCGATGGAACAACCGCTACGTCTATATTGTATCCCGAATTGCAAACCTGTCCCGGCAACATGAAATTCAATCCATTTATAGGCAAATGTGATGCTTTCTACAATTGCGACGGCTTTGATCGCCATGGTGGTGTCGATCCTTGTCTCGAATACAACTATGCCAACCCTTACGTTCCGAATCCATATGACGGCGACGCCTCGTCGTACTTGGTGTGTGAGGCGCCTCTCCCTGGCACTGACACATATGTGGGTGCCATTGAACAAAGAGAATGTCCAGAAGAGACCTTCTTTTCGCCCCTTCTGGGAAAATGCTACAACAATTACGACCAGACCGAAACTTGTTCGAAGGATCCGTGCAGTAGTGGACCGGGTAGATACGTCAATTATGAGTCGGGCCATTGTGTCAGCTTTGTCGAATGTCGAGATGAGACCACGACTAGTGCTCTTTTTGAGCCGACTTATGAGGTACGTTATTGTCCGCCCGGTACACGATATTCACCTGAAACGTCGAAATGTAATCGAAATTATGTGTGTCCCACATTTCCGGTGAATTACTGTTATCCACAAATTCCAACGACTACAACCACATCAACGACAACGACGCGACCACCGCTAGCTAGACCCTAA